A single region of the Gemmatimonas sp. UBA7669 genome encodes:
- a CDS encoding ABC transporter substrate-binding protein produces the protein MKVSPLRTQCALVSLMLAGVLQACDAPRVGRPAIGTVVGYSLNDAVRLAVADDSVQYGRVVADTILNGEPNARAATSIELATQLVQQPRVVAVIGHMNSSASLAAAQTYNDAAVVQMAPTSTSELYGTAGAFSYRMVPSDAEQGPALAQAIARGFAHGTRVAVMYVNDDYGRGLRSSFRRALDTLAYPLVAELPHLDGQERGTSVNADVAPVAAARPQVIVWIGRPTTLHAVLPSIRRDLGDVTVLGSDATTAWTVRGNADGVLTGVQYVDFLDLNATPDLRAFADRFAARFGYSPGAAEVLTYDAARLLLRAIRDGAESGEAVRQWLDGLGRERPAFVGVSGSVTFTADGDMQRPLVVRTIPAPDDSLRARASQGRRP, from the coding sequence TTGGCCGACCGGCCATTGGCACCGTGGTGGGATATTCACTGAATGACGCGGTGCGCCTGGCGGTTGCTGACGATTCGGTGCAATACGGCCGTGTGGTGGCCGACACCATTCTGAATGGCGAACCCAATGCGCGCGCCGCAACATCGATCGAGCTGGCCACACAGCTCGTGCAGCAGCCCCGTGTGGTGGCCGTGATCGGACACATGAACAGCAGTGCGAGTCTCGCGGCGGCGCAAACCTACAACGACGCGGCCGTGGTGCAGATGGCGCCCACATCGACCTCCGAGTTGTACGGCACGGCTGGTGCCTTCTCGTATCGCATGGTGCCCAGTGACGCGGAACAGGGTCCGGCCCTCGCGCAGGCCATCGCGCGGGGCTTTGCGCATGGCACACGTGTGGCGGTGATGTACGTGAACGACGACTACGGGCGCGGTCTGCGCAGCAGCTTCCGCCGTGCGCTGGACACGTTGGCCTATCCGCTGGTGGCAGAACTGCCGCATCTCGACGGACAGGAGCGCGGGACGTCGGTGAATGCCGATGTGGCGCCAGTGGCGGCGGCTCGCCCGCAGGTGATCGTGTGGATTGGCCGCCCGACCACCTTGCACGCCGTGCTGCCGTCCATTCGGCGGGATCTGGGCGACGTGACGGTACTGGGGAGCGATGCCACCACGGCGTGGACGGTGCGCGGCAATGCCGACGGCGTACTCACCGGCGTGCAGTACGTGGACTTTCTCGATCTCAACGCCACGCCTGATCTGCGCGCCTTTGCCGACCGATTTGCCGCGCGATTTGGCTACAGTCCCGGTGCCGCGGAAGTGCTGACCTACGACGCCGCGCGGCTGCTGCTGCGTGCAATCCGCGATGGCGCAGAGAGCGGTGAGGCCGTGCGGCAGTGGCTCGATGGCTTGGGTCGCGAGCGTCCGGCGTTTGTCGGCGTGTCCGGCAGCGTGACATTCACGGCCGATGGGGACATGCAGCGCCCGTTGGTCGTGCGCACCATCCCGGCGCCCGATGATTCGCTGCGCGCGC